A stretch of Chionomys nivalis chromosome 2, mChiNiv1.1, whole genome shotgun sequence DNA encodes these proteins:
- the Tsen34 gene encoding tRNA-splicing endonuclease subunit Sen34, with protein sequence MLVVEVANGRSLVWGAEAVQALRERLGVGGRTVGALPRGPRQNSRLGLPLLLLPEEARLLAEIGAVTLVSAPRPDPRNHGLALASFKRQQEQSFQEQSTLAAEARETRRQELLEKIVEGQAAKKQKLEQDSGADEGQEARGSEATQGSETSDDGQTAKKQKLEQDSGADEGQEASGSEATQGSENSDDGQASAEQEGADSSSPPDSSSPQPGPSNGVTPLPRSALLIQLATARPRPVKAKPLDWRVQSKDWPHAGRPAHELRYSIYRDLWERGFFLSAAGKFGGDFLVYPGDPLRFHAHYIAQCWAAEDPIPLQDLVSAGRLGTSVRKTLLLCSPQPDGKVVYTSLQWASLQ encoded by the exons ATGCTGGTGGTGGAGGTTGCTAATGGCCGCTCGCTGGTGTGGGGAGCTGAGGCCGTGCAGGCGCTGCGGGAGCGCCTGGGAGTCGGGGGCCGCACAGTGGGCGCCCTGCCCCGCGGGCCCCGCCAGAACTCGCGCCTGGGCCTCCCGCTTCTGCTGTTGCCGGAGGAAGCCCGGCTCCTAGCTGAGATAGGCGCCGTGACGCTCGTCAGCGCCCCGCGCCCGGATCCCCGCAACCATGGCTTG GCCCTAGCATCGTTCAAACGCCAGCAAGAGCAGAGTTTCCAGGAGCAAAGCACTTTGGCAGCCGAGGCCCGTGAGACCCGGCGTCAGGAGCTCTTAGAGAAGATCGTAGAGGGCCAGGCTGCCAAGAAGCAGAAGCTGGAGCAGGATTCAGGGGCGGATGAAGGCCAAGAAGCCAGAGGGAGCGAAGCTACCCAAGGGAGTGAAACCAGTGATGATGGCCAGACTGCCAAGAAGCAGAAGCTGGAGCAGGATTCAGGGGCGGATGAAGGCCAAGAAGCCAGTGGGAGCGAAGCTACCCAAGGGAGTGAAAACAGTGATGATGGCCAGGCTTCTGCGGAGCAGGAGGGAGCAG ACTCGTCATCTCCCCCAGACTCTTCATCTCCCCAACCAGGGCCTTCAAACGGGGTGACCCCCTTGCCCAGGTCAGCCCTGCTCATCCAGCTGGCCACTGCCAGGCCTCGGCCAGTAAAGGCTAAGCCTCTGGACTGGCGTGTGCAGTCCAAAGACTGGCCCCATGCTGGCCGCCCTGCCCACGAGCTGCGCTACAGCATCTACCGAGACCTGTGGGAGAGAGGCTTCTTCCTCAGCGCAGCTGGGAAGTTTGGTGGTGACTTCCTGGTCTATCCTG gTGACCCGCTGCGATTCCACGCTCACTACATTGCTCAGTGCTGGGCTGCTGAGGACCCCATCCCACTTCAGGACCTGGTCTCTGCCGGCCGCCTGGGAACCAGTGTCAGAAAGACCctgcttctctgctcccctcagcCTGATGGGAAGGTGGTCTACACCTCCCTACAGTGGGCTAGCCTGCAGTAA
- the Rps9 gene encoding 40S ribosomal protein S9 yields MPVARSWVCRKTYVTPRRPFEKSRLDQELKLIGEYGLRNKREVWRVKFTLAKIRKAARELLTLDEKDPRRLFEGNALLRRLVRIGVLDEGKMKLDYILGLKIEDFLERRLQTQVFKLGLAKSIHHARVLIRQRHIRVRKQVVNIPSFIVRLDSQKHIDFSLRSPYGGGRPGRVKRKNAKKGQGGAGAGDDEEED; encoded by the exons ATGCCGGTTGCCAGAAGTTGGGTTTGTCGTAAGACCTATGTGACCCCACGGAGACCCTTCGAGAAGTCGCGTCTCGACCAGGAACTGAAACTCATAG GAGAATATGGGCTCCGGAACAAGCGTGAGGTGTGGAGAGTCAAATTTACCCTGGCCAAGATCCGCAAGGCCGCCCGAGAGCTGCTAACGCTGGACGAAAAGGACCCACGGCGTCTTTTTGAAG GCAATGCTCTGCTGAGGCGGCTTGTTCGCATTGGGGTGCTGGATGAGGGCAAGATGAAGCTGGATTACATCCTGGGCCTGAAGATTGAGGATTTCTTGGAGAGGCGGCTGCAGACCCAAGTCTTCAAGCTGGGTTTGGCTAAATCTATTCACCATGCCCGTGTGCTCATCCGCCAGCGTCACATCAG GGTCCGCAAGCAGGTGGTGAACATCCCGTCCTTCATTGTTCGTCTGGACTCCCAGAAGCACATTGATTTCTCCCTCCGGTCTCCTTATGGTGGTGGACGACCGGGCCGAGTGAAGAGGAAGAATGCCAAGAAGGGCCAGGGTGGTGCCGGAGCtggtgatgatgaagaagaagattaA
- the LOC130869449 gene encoding leukocyte immunoglobulin-like receptor subfamily B member 3 gives MTFTFTALLCLGLTLGLGTPVLTGALPKPVIRAQPHSVVSKQNKVTFLCEGAIEAKEYRFYKEPYQNPWQREISPNPKNKNEFSISKLDYQNAGRYRCRYRTLKGWSEYSDSLELMVTGFYSKPRLSAQPSPEVTEGGNVTLQCVSWQAHNCFSLTKEGPQQLSQTLDSRCSTYTWQYQVQFFVGPVISSQRWIFRCYSFDKNSPQVWSEPSDPLEFLVSGTLHKPTIKAEPGSVMTFGSPMDIWCQGTLDAEIYVLHKDGSQMPWDTQTPENLENKAKFSISSVTHLDAGQYRCYCYSSAGWSERSDTLELVVTGLYSIKPQLTALPSPVVTSRGNMTLQCVSWVGYDKFILTKEDQKFLSSVDSQYIHSTRQYQAVFSIDHVTPDHKGTFRCYGYYNHTPQLWSVPSDPLEIHISGLSKKPSLLSHQGHILDPGKSLTLQCFSDIKYNRFVLYKLGGADFIQQDGQWTQSGLSIANFTLGSVSSSTGSQYRCYGAHNLSSEWSASSDPLDILISGQFQVIPSLLVKPNSTVHSGDNVTLLCKTAYKVDTFILSKEGAAHQPQRLKPKSQAREIQAEFSMSAVTSDLSGTYRCYVSQDSSHYLLSYASAPVELTVSGPTEASNPPPSRPMPAGLERYLQALIGVSVAFLLFLFILVFLLLRRKHQGKFGKKAREETELQLPAGTAAPTARDRGPQKRSNPAAATQEESLYASVEDMKSEDGVELDSSRPPEVDPSGETYAQVKPSRYRRAEALLPSVLSGEVLETKDGNETEEGREMDTQAADSEEPQDVVYAQLCSRSLRQGTAVPPRSQAGEAMEEPCVYAALAVTRPGSVPDDKGQ, from the exons ATGACCTTCACCTTCACAGCCCTGCTCTGTCTGG GACTGACTCTGGGCCTCGGGACCCCAGTGCTGACAG GGGCCCTTCCTAAACCTGTCATCAGAGCACAGCCACATTCTGTGGTCTCCAAGCAGAATAAGGTGACTTTCCTGTGTGAGGGAGCCATAGAAGCCAAAGAGTATAGATTTTATAAAGAACCATACCAAAATCCATGGCAGAGAGAGATTTCACCGAATCCTAAGAACAAGAATGAATTCTCAATCTCAAAATTAGACTATCAAAACGCAGGGCGATATCGCTGTCGATATCGGACCCTTAAGGGATGGTCAGAGTACAGTGACTCCCTGGAGCTGATGGTGACAG GATTCTACAGTAAACCCAGGCtgtcagcccagcccagccctgagGTGACTGAAGGAGGGAATGTCACCCTCCAGTGTGTTTCATGGCAGGCACATAACTGTTTCAGTCTGACTAAGGAAGGACCACAGCAGCTGTCCCAGACACTGGACTCACGGTGTAGCACCTATACTTGGCAGTACCAGGTCCAGTTCTTTGTGGGCCCTGTGATCTCCAGTCAAAGGTGGATATTCAGATGCTACAGCTTTGACAAGAACAGTCCTCAGGTGTGGTCAGAACCTAGTGACCCCCTGGAGTTCCTGGTCTCAG GGACCCTCCACAAACCCACCATCAAGGCTGAGCCAGGATCTGTGATGACCTTTGGAAGTCCCATGGACATCTGGTGTCAGGGGACCCTGGATGCAGAAATCTATGTTCTGCATAAAGACGGAAGCCAAATGCCCTGGGATACACAGACCCCAGAGAATCTGGAGAACAAGGCCaagttctccatctcttctgtgaCTCACCTAGATGCAGGGCAGTATCGCTGTTACTGTTACAGTTCAGCTGGCTGGTCAGAGCGCAGTGACACCCTGGAACTGGTGGTGACAG GACTCTACAGCATTAAACCCCAACTGACAGCCCTGCCTAGCCCTGTGGTGACTTCACGAGGGAACATGACTCTCCAATGTGTCTCATGGGTGGGATATGACAAGTTCATTCTCACcaaagaagatcagaagttcctcAGCTCCGTGGACTCACAATATATACACAGTACTAGGCAGTACCAAGCCGTGTTCTCTATAGATCATGTAACACCAGATCACAAAGGGACATTCAGATGCTATGGTTACTACAATCATACCCCACAGCTGTGGTCAGTACCCAGTGACCCCCTGGAAATACACATCTCTG GGCTGTCTAAGAAGCCCTCCCTGCTGTCTCACCAAGGCCATATCCTGGATCCTGGAAAGAGCCTCACCCTGCAGTGTTTCTCTGACATCAAATATAACAGATTTGTCCTGTACAAATTGGGGGGAGCTGACTTCATTCAGCAAGATGGCCAGTGGACTCAGTCTGGTCTCTCCATTGCCAACTTCACACTGGGCTCTGTGAGCAGCTCTACTGGAAGCCAGTACAGATGCTATGGTGCACACAACCTCTCCTCTGAGTGGTCAGCCTCCAGTGACCCCCTGGATATCCTGATCTCAG gACAGTTTCAGGTTATTCCTTCCCTCTTAGTGAAGCCTAACTCCACGGTACACTCTGGAGACAACGTGACCCTGTTGTGTAAGACAGCATACAAAGTGGACACTTTCATTCTGTCCAAGGAGGGAGCAGCACACCAACCCCAGCGTCTAAAACCAAAGTCACAAGCTCGGGAGATCCAGGCAGAATTCTCCATGAGtgctgtgacctctgacctctcggGCACCTACAGGTGCTATGTTTCTCAAGACTCATCACACTACCTGTTGTCATATGCCAGTGCCCCTGTGGAGCTCACTGTCTCAG GACCCACTGAAGCCTCTAACCCACCACCCTCAAGGCCTATGCCAGCTG GACTGGAAAGATACTTGCAGGCTCTGATCGGAGTTTCTGTGGCCTTCCTCCTGTTCCTCTTTATCcttgtcttccttcttcttcGACGAAAACATCAGGGCAAATTCGGGAAGAAAG CCCGGGAAGAGACAGAATTGCAGCTTCCTGCAGGAACTGCAGCGCCAACAGCCAGAGATAGGGGCCCCCAGAAGAG ATCCAACCCAGCTGCTGCCACCCAGGAAGAAAGCCTTT ATGCTTCAGTGGAGGACATGAAATCTGAGGATGGTGTTGAGCTGGACAGTTCG AGACCACCTGAAGTAGACCCCTCGGGAGAGACATATGCCCAGGTGAAACCCTCCAGGTACAGGAGGGCAGAAGCCCTCCTACCTTCTGTCCTGTCAGGAGAAGTCCTGGAAACAAAAGATGGAAACGAAACAGAAGAGGGCAGAGAGATGGACACTCAG GCTGCTGATTCAGAGGAGCCCCAAGATGTGGTCTATGCCCAGCTGTGTAGCAGGTCGCTCAGACAGGGGACAGCTGTACCTCCCCGCTCCCAGGCAggggaagccatggaggagcCCTGTGTATATGCTGCCCTGGCAGTCACTCGACCAGGTTCTGTTCCCGATGACAAGGGGCAATGA